A window of Fluoribacter dumoffii NY 23 contains these coding sequences:
- a CDS encoding Fur family transcriptional regulator, protein MKYNLLDKAYKHCIKHGYRFTEPRERVLKILMNERKPLGAYDILQRLSQQMENPKPPTVYRAIQFWHQEGFIHCIDSLKSYVACLHGHHVGQAQFLICNQCDFVKELECIVDFASVTEFANSIQFSIINCTIEIKGLCSQCKLKNLRN, encoded by the coding sequence ATGAAATACAATTTGTTGGACAAGGCTTATAAGCATTGTATAAAACATGGCTATCGATTTACAGAGCCCAGGGAGCGTGTTCTCAAAATTTTAATGAACGAAAGAAAGCCTCTGGGTGCCTATGATATCCTGCAAAGATTATCCCAACAAATGGAAAATCCCAAACCCCCCACTGTCTATCGGGCAATTCAATTTTGGCATCAAGAAGGCTTTATCCACTGCATTGACAGTCTTAAATCCTATGTTGCTTGTTTACATGGACATCATGTAGGACAAGCGCAATTTCTCATATGCAATCAATGTGACTTTGTCAAGGAGCTGGAATGCATTGTTGACTTTGCCTCGGTTACAGAGTTTGCAAATTCCATCCAGTTTTCAATTATAAATTGCACTATTGAAATCAAAGGATTGTGCTCCCAGTGTAAACTTAAAAATCTGCGAAATTAG
- a CDS encoding heavy metal translocating P-type ATPase, with translation MYLYNYRFCLVDDTQLISEETATQILQTLQKIKGLELVRVAIDFNTPKKSISLLSRSPKAPFIKETVTQSFQGRGIQLSDKMETETLKYEEEMGDEFHPAHSSHPHSHPNKNKKNTHHSHSHSKNHSHEHSEKKPQDHFKKDTHTHDQKKAVTHDHHHHGHAHDHSHSHENHWLKAALGLIWGIGLIALSLTTFNIPLIVYFAITGLTTLMTLYLGFNVYKSAWNALREKNWDTTTLYTISTLTIVAVSIASLFIPGLPMMFEAAPLVLGFWHLGEGVEHTLINEIEKKLDVRDCLPQLVQLIGNPNKKISPKNLIPNDKIILNKGEVIPVDGVLTTKALLYTTRIDGSPHLKVFNPGDEVKAGMRLADHIPTLEMRVTKTYQNSYLSLIAKNIEKANNEKAPVEVFANRILKYFIPGLLVVALGSGIIIGSLFSPALAIQCVISVLVSACPCALSLITPMAVKIGMKKASENGIQFKDGKTLQAAADIDTVVFDLNGTLTQGNIVVQSLLISDKKFLNHIALLESHSDHPTAKKILSFIRNQDYVANNTLKITCVDKSHHSGIKGIIDNETFMIGNKDMLLANGITQINEPYDNPENGSVYIVHGKTVIGQVDLIDPLREDAIATVKQLQEQGIAVHICTGADLATAKKSADLLGISPKNICANTVGAVSKTGEVSKESYIALLKRKGCNVAMVGDAINDIPAIAKAKVGIAVTSGIGDSITKQHAGIVLQQGRLFPVATAFDVAAKTKQNITQNLFVSLTYNSTITLVAAGLFVAIGFALNPALGVALMVLESAIVLSNLYRFKHQEVLLAKMENTTAPTDSTNLVLNSLTHSSQPSVQLTKTEQPVAYFGKLFAAIQPEKEIPSYHPGLQEENLYQYN, from the coding sequence ATGTATCTTTATAATTATAGATTCTGCCTCGTAGACGATACCCAACTTATTTCCGAAGAAACTGCAACCCAAATCTTACAAACTTTACAAAAAATCAAGGGGTTGGAGTTAGTACGGGTAGCAATTGATTTCAACACCCCAAAGAAAAGCATCAGCTTGTTATCCCGATCCCCCAAAGCTCCCTTTATCAAAGAAACAGTGACCCAGTCCTTTCAAGGCAGGGGTATTCAACTATCTGATAAAATGGAGACAGAAACCCTCAAGTATGAAGAGGAAATGGGGGATGAGTTTCATCCGGCTCATTCCAGTCATCCCCACTCACACCCTAACAAAAATAAAAAAAATACACACCATTCCCATAGTCATTCAAAAAACCATTCTCACGAGCATTCTGAAAAAAAACCTCAGGACCATTTTAAAAAAGACACCCATACTCATGATCAAAAAAAAGCTGTTACGCATGACCACCACCATCATGGCCATGCCCATGATCATTCTCACAGTCATGAAAATCATTGGCTTAAAGCTGCTTTGGGGTTAATTTGGGGAATCGGTTTAATTGCTCTTTCTCTTACAACTTTTAATATCCCTCTAATTGTTTATTTTGCCATAACAGGGCTTACCACTTTAATGACCTTATATTTGGGATTTAATGTATATAAATCCGCATGGAATGCTTTGCGTGAAAAAAATTGGGACACAACGACCCTATATACAATCAGCACCTTAACGATTGTCGCGGTCTCGATTGCAAGCTTGTTTATCCCGGGCCTCCCTATGATGTTTGAAGCGGCGCCTTTAGTCTTGGGCTTTTGGCATTTAGGCGAAGGGGTTGAACATACTTTAATTAATGAAATTGAAAAAAAACTAGATGTTCGAGATTGTTTGCCTCAATTAGTACAGTTAATAGGTAATCCCAATAAAAAAATTTCACCCAAGAACCTGATTCCTAATGATAAAATAATTCTTAATAAAGGGGAGGTAATCCCTGTTGATGGTGTATTAACGACAAAAGCCTTACTTTATACTACTCGAATTGATGGTTCGCCTCATCTTAAAGTATTTAATCCTGGGGATGAGGTAAAAGCGGGAATGCGTTTAGCGGATCATATCCCCACTTTGGAAATGCGTGTCACAAAAACCTATCAAAATTCCTATCTTTCATTAATTGCGAAAAATATTGAGAAAGCAAATAATGAGAAAGCCCCTGTAGAAGTATTTGCCAACAGGATATTAAAATATTTTATTCCTGGTTTGCTGGTGGTGGCTCTTGGGTCAGGAATTATCATTGGTTCGCTGTTTAGTCCGGCACTTGCCATTCAATGTGTCATCTCGGTTCTGGTGAGCGCCTGTCCTTGCGCGTTGAGTTTGATTACGCCGATGGCAGTAAAAATTGGTATGAAAAAAGCGTCTGAAAACGGGATTCAGTTCAAAGATGGTAAAACATTACAAGCAGCCGCTGATATAGATACCGTTGTTTTTGATTTAAATGGCACCCTTACCCAGGGAAATATTGTGGTGCAATCACTACTGATTTCTGATAAAAAATTTTTGAACCATATCGCTTTATTGGAAAGCCATTCCGATCATCCGACAGCAAAAAAGATTCTTTCTTTTATACGAAATCAAGATTACGTTGCAAACAACACATTAAAAATAACCTGCGTTGACAAAAGCCATCATTCTGGCATCAAAGGCATAATTGATAATGAAACCTTCATGATAGGCAATAAGGATATGCTCCTGGCGAATGGAATTACCCAGATTAACGAACCCTATGATAATCCGGAAAACGGTTCTGTTTATATTGTGCATGGGAAAACAGTGATAGGCCAAGTTGATTTAATTGACCCACTACGTGAAGATGCCATTGCTACCGTAAAACAATTACAGGAGCAAGGTATAGCAGTTCATATTTGTACCGGGGCCGATCTGGCAACCGCAAAAAAAAGTGCAGACTTATTAGGTATTTCGCCAAAAAATATATGTGCCAATACCGTAGGTGCAGTTAGTAAGACAGGAGAGGTCTCCAAGGAAAGTTATATCGCGCTTTTAAAACGAAAGGGTTGTAATGTGGCAATGGTAGGTGATGCCATCAATGATATCCCAGCCATTGCCAAAGCTAAAGTGGGAATTGCTGTCACCTCCGGAATTGGGGATTCCATTACCAAACAGCATGCAGGCATAGTACTTCAGCAAGGAAGGTTATTCCCTGTCGCTACCGCATTCGATGTAGCAGCAAAAACAAAACAAAACATCACTCAAAATTTATTTGTGAGTTTGACCTATAACTCAACCATAACTCTGGTGGCAGCAGGTTTGTTTGTGGCAATAGGTTTTGCACTTAACCCGGCACTTGGCGTTGCCTTGATGGTTCTTGAATCCGCTATTGTCTTAAGCAATTTATACCGCTTTAAACATCAGGAAGTGTTGCTAGCGAAAATGGAAAATACCACCGCGCCCACAGACTCCACTAATCTTGTTTTGAATTCTTTAACTCATTCATCCCAACCTTCAGTACAATTGACCAAAACCGAGCAGCCGGTAGCGTATTTTGGAAAACTATTTGCAGCCATCCAACCTGAAAAAGAGATTCCCTCTTATCATCCTGGATTACAAGAAGAAAATTTATATCAGTATAATTGA
- the asnA gene encoding aspartate--ammonia ligase, with protein MMRQTFIETQKQISFVKSFFSRELEHRLGLVEVQAPLLTCVGDGVQDNLSGTEQAVSVKIKAIPGKTFEIVHSLAKWKRKLLGELGFQTGEGIYTHMVALRPDEEVLSATHSVLVDQWDWERVIEHQDRSLGVLKTTVIDLYEAIKKTEKRVNELYGLSPFLPPYIHFIYTEELLALYPNLSPKERERAITKKYGAVFLIGIGGSLSNGKPHDLRAPDYDDWSSVNEVGFTGLNGDILVWNPFIEDVFEISSMGIRVNESILKYQLALTGCQERLQLDWHQRLVSGCLPQTIGGGIGQSRLVMLMLQKKHIGEVQCGVWPKECMQNTGELILA; from the coding sequence ATGATGAGACAGACGTTTATTGAAACACAGAAGCAAATCAGTTTTGTAAAATCTTTTTTTTCCCGCGAACTCGAACACAGGTTAGGCCTAGTTGAAGTGCAAGCGCCCTTACTAACGTGCGTAGGCGACGGCGTACAAGACAATTTATCCGGAACAGAACAAGCTGTCTCAGTTAAAATTAAAGCCATCCCGGGAAAAACTTTTGAAATCGTCCATTCCTTGGCTAAATGGAAAAGAAAGTTACTGGGAGAACTTGGTTTTCAAACTGGAGAAGGCATTTATACGCATATGGTAGCCTTAAGACCTGATGAGGAGGTTTTAAGTGCGACCCATTCAGTTCTTGTGGATCAGTGGGATTGGGAGCGTGTTATCGAGCATCAAGATCGTTCTTTGGGTGTCTTAAAAACAACAGTTATTGATCTCTACGAGGCCATCAAGAAAACGGAAAAAAGGGTCAACGAACTTTATGGTTTAAGTCCGTTTTTACCGCCCTATATCCATTTTATTTATACTGAAGAGCTGCTCGCTTTATATCCTAATCTATCCCCAAAAGAAAGAGAGCGAGCGATCACTAAAAAATATGGAGCCGTTTTTTTAATTGGGATTGGTGGTTCTCTATCAAACGGTAAACCGCATGATTTACGTGCTCCGGATTATGATGATTGGAGCTCGGTGAATGAAGTAGGGTTCACAGGGTTAAATGGTGATATCTTGGTTTGGAACCCATTTATCGAAGATGTTTTTGAAATTTCCTCTATGGGGATTCGGGTCAATGAATCCATTTTGAAATATCAACTGGCGTTAACAGGTTGCCAGGAACGACTGCAATTGGATTGGCATCAGAGACTGGTTTCTGGCTGTTTACCCCAAACAATTGGTGGTGGAATAGGGCAATCCCGTTTGGTAATGCTGATGTTGCAAAAAAAGCATATCGGCGAGGTTCAGTGCGGTGTTTGGCCTAAGGAATGCATGCAAAATACCGGTGAATTGATTCTGGCATGA
- the asnC gene encoding transcriptional regulator AsnC, with the protein MKDLENYQIDDLDKKILNGLIKNARTAYAELAKAYDVSPATIHVRVEKMRQAGIIEGVHVHVNPRRLGYDVCCFIGITLNHAKDYQSVLKKLEALEEVLEAYYTIGHHFNIFIKVMCQSIDALQQLLVNKIQLIEEVQSTETLISLQNPIMRSVTP; encoded by the coding sequence ATGAAAGACCTCGAAAATTATCAAATCGATGATTTGGACAAGAAAATTCTTAATGGACTAATAAAAAATGCTCGTACTGCTTATGCAGAATTAGCTAAAGCTTATGATGTAAGCCCTGCAACAATTCATGTACGGGTCGAGAAAATGAGGCAAGCCGGGATTATTGAAGGGGTGCATGTACATGTAAACCCTCGGCGCCTGGGGTATGATGTTTGTTGTTTTATCGGGATTACTCTGAATCATGCGAAAGATTATCAATCTGTTCTTAAAAAACTGGAAGCTTTAGAAGAAGTCCTTGAGGCGTATTATACCATAGGCCACCATTTTAATATTTTTATTAAAGTAATGTGCCAATCCATCGATGCCTTACAACAATTATTGGTGAATAAAATCCAACTGATTGAGGAGGTACAGTCAACAGAAACCCTGATTTCTTTGCAAAATCCCATCATGCGTTCGGTCACTCCCTAA
- a CDS encoding GNAT family N-acetyltransferase — protein sequence MFSNKFLRDTPKKDMGDLTVSTVAEYPIELIIAAIKRLAAEKEYKGKDFTLCLHAIQFRKETRQLEIYSQPKQELKYHLRDGLFAEVLKIPFQNISGRYYFLVNIRDLLKNEEIIKKIEEIKLEKSVKAKQFSFLTSGTLFERLRLVVDNTTLGQVTINNPEAGDLSLARLDVLREHQRKGYGSTLMDRVMDICLERCADIQIDVDPPVSAEDDPLEFYKKYFISRGIFFNVGSSPAAVFFKCQATVFVKAIDILVAKYPNLYLDPSLTLPQLLAQLFFGLSTEQVKGTWFKREHYLALKRGVSYQELRNATQLHVETLVYCNIPSFALIKDMNGYQLHLLKSLQPEKLANASIYEVIKKMYLFNLSNDAMQILQEILKESSIPVLLSQQIPLITEQLGKLNYLHLSILSELKLEARMNLQTYEILLKMDQEVLKEWFYLHKKKEPCHVIWKLDAQLSLEAFKKEVEQMRLSMVSLEQACGYKEEIKRIIALNTNSKDPKYLALLQDYCKKIFRVLEFSQEERKSLQGYYTKFLEFEPKAADTLHPNVDEKDPTPTYSPGFK from the coding sequence ATGTTTTCAAACAAGTTTCTTCGAGATACCCCAAAAAAGGATATGGGAGATTTAACCGTATCCACAGTTGCAGAGTATCCCATCGAACTTATAATCGCCGCTATCAAAAGACTTGCTGCAGAAAAAGAATATAAAGGTAAAGATTTTACGTTGTGCTTACATGCAATCCAATTTAGAAAAGAAACGCGTCAGCTTGAAATTTATAGCCAACCGAAACAGGAGCTAAAATATCATCTTCGCGATGGACTGTTTGCTGAAGTTTTAAAAATTCCCTTCCAAAATATAAGCGGTCGATATTACTTTTTGGTAAACATCAGGGATTTGCTAAAAAACGAGGAAATAATAAAAAAAATAGAAGAAATCAAATTGGAAAAATCGGTTAAAGCGAAACAATTTTCTTTTCTTACAAGTGGAACGCTGTTTGAAAGGCTAAGGTTAGTAGTTGATAACACTACTTTGGGACAAGTCACCATTAATAATCCGGAAGCGGGCGACCTCTCTTTAGCAAGATTGGATGTATTGAGGGAACATCAACGTAAAGGGTATGGAAGTACTCTTATGGATCGGGTGATGGATATTTGCCTTGAGCGCTGTGCGGATATTCAAATCGATGTAGATCCTCCGGTGAGCGCCGAGGATGACCCCCTCGAGTTTTATAAAAAATATTTTATAAGCAGGGGGATTTTTTTTAATGTGGGTAGCTCGCCTGCCGCAGTGTTTTTCAAATGCCAGGCAACTGTATTTGTAAAAGCAATAGATATTTTAGTTGCAAAATACCCTAACCTGTATCTGGATCCCAGCCTAACCCTTCCGCAATTGCTCGCTCAGTTGTTTTTTGGCTTATCCACAGAACAAGTAAAAGGGACTTGGTTCAAGCGTGAGCATTATTTGGCATTAAAAAGAGGGGTTAGTTATCAAGAGCTGCGAAATGCAACTCAATTACATGTAGAAACTCTGGTGTATTGCAACATTCCCAGCTTTGCCTTGATAAAGGATATGAATGGCTATCAATTGCATTTACTCAAGTCTCTGCAGCCTGAAAAACTTGCTAATGCTTCTATTTATGAAGTAATTAAAAAAATGTATCTCTTTAATTTAAGTAATGATGCCATGCAGATTTTACAGGAAATTTTAAAAGAAAGTTCCATACCCGTTCTTTTAAGCCAACAAATTCCATTAATAACAGAACAGTTGGGTAAACTGAATTATTTGCACCTAAGCATTCTTTCCGAACTTAAATTAGAAGCACGAATGAATCTGCAAACGTATGAAATTTTATTAAAAATGGATCAGGAAGTACTCAAGGAATGGTTTTATCTTCACAAAAAGAAAGAGCCTTGCCACGTTATATGGAAATTGGATGCACAATTATCTCTTGAAGCGTTTAAAAAAGAGGTGGAGCAAATGAGATTAAGCATGGTTTCTTTGGAGCAGGCATGCGGTTATAAAGAAGAAATAAAACGAATTATTGCCTTAAATACCAATTCGAAAGATCCCAAATATCTTGCTTTACTGCAGGATTATTGCAAGAAAATATTTCGGGTACTTGAGTTTTCCCAGGAAGAAAGGAAATCTCTCCAGGGATATTACACAAAATTTTTAGAATTCGAGCCTAAGGCCGCAGATACCCTGCATCCGAACGTTGATGAAAAAGATCCGACGCCTACGTATTCTCCCGGATTCAAATGA